The following coding sequences are from one Triticum dicoccoides isolate Atlit2015 ecotype Zavitan chromosome 4A, WEW_v2.0, whole genome shotgun sequence window:
- the LOC119286108 gene encoding probable receptor-like protein kinase At5g18500 has translation MSSNSTLTESLHEKTIVFGLKLWVVIGIAVGASLLGILLILVICLTIQTWIRRSRKAFKELPMTQIPSAFKDITEVRVADQFSPNDYVVHDGLLLAIENGPVESMDKDAVQLVQEDNSRHREENNLSGSLVHTDGCDGIQSVSVCEQPSVHATADSAPLDGLPEFSYLGWGHWFTLRDLDVATDHFAKDNVIGEGGYGVVYRGRLSNGTPVAVKKILNNLGQAEREFRVEVEAIGNVRHKNLVRLLGYCVEGTQRMLVYEFVNNGNLESWLHGELSQYSSLTWLARMKVLLGTAKALAYLHEALEPKVVHRDIKASNILIDDEFNAKISDFGLAKMLGAGKSHIATRVMGTFGYVAPEYANSGLLNEKSDVYSFGVLLLEVITGRDPIDYDRPPSEVNLVDWLKLMVANRRSDEVVDPHLERRPSTKELKRALLTALRCIDLNAEKRPRMDQVVRMLDSSETIPQEERRPRQNRISENTETVPLRGKNSIEKSDAPEHEERPPRPKSRPFSSK, from the exons ATGTCATCAAATTCCACGCTCACAGAATCACTTCATGAGAAAACAATCGTCTTTGGGCTTAAACTTTGGGTTGTGATTGGGATCGCTGTTGGAGCATCCCTCCTGGGTATTCTTCTTATCCTTGTGATATGCCTAACCATCCAAACCTGGATCAGACGGTCACGAAAGGCATTCAAGGAGCTTCCCATGACCCAGATACCTTCTGCATTCAAGGACATCACAGAAGTCAGGGTGGCTGACCAATTTTCACCCAATGATTATGTTGTACATGATGGGCTTCTACTCGCCATTGAGAATGGGCCTGTTGAATCAATGGATAAAGATGCAGTTCAATTGGTGCAGGAGGACAATTCGAGGCATAGAGAAGAGAACAATCTTTCAGGTTCTTTAGTTCACACTGATGGCTGTGATGGAATTCAATCTGTTTCTGTCTGTGAACAGCCTTCCGTACATGCTACTGCCGATTCTGCGCCATTGGACGGCCTACCTGAGTTTTCTTACCTTGGTTGGGGCCATTGGTTCACTCTCAGAGATCTAGATGTTGCAACCGACCATTTTGCAAAGGACAACGTAATTGGTGAGGGTGGATATGGTGTTGTGTACCGTGGCAGATTATCAAATGGCACCCCAGTCGCTGTCAAGAAAATCCTTAACAATTT AGGGCAGGCCGAGCGGGAATTCAGAGTGGAAGTTGAGGCAATTGGTAATGTTCGCCACAAGAATTTGGTCCGGCTTTTGGGATATTGTGTTGAGGGTACCCAGAG GATGCTTGTATACGAGTTTGTTAACAACGGGAATCTTGAAAGTTGGCTCCACGGAGAATTGTCCCAGTACAGCTCTCTCACTTGGTTAGCTCGCATGAAAGTTCTTCTGGGGACTGCAAAGGC CCTTGCATACTTACATGAGGCACTTGAACCAAAGGTTGTGCATCGTGACATCAAGGCCAGCAATATCTTGATCGACGATGAGTTTAATGCCAAAATATCTGACTTTGGTTTGGCCAAGATGCTTGGTGCTGGTAAAAGTCATATTGCTACTCGAGTTATGGGTACCTTTGG CTATGTTGCGCCTGAGTATGCTAACAGTGGGCTTTTGAATGAGAAGAGTGATGTCTACAGCTTTGGGGTTCTTTTATTGGAAGTTATTACAGGTAGAGATCCAATTGACTATGATCGCCCCCCAAGTGAG GTAAACCTAGTCGATTGGCTTAAATTGATGGTCGCCAACAGACGGTCTGACGAAGTGGTGGATCCACACCTTGAGAGAAGACCATCGACAAAGGAACTCAAACGTGCCCTTTTGACAGCTCTGCGGTGTATCGATCTGAATGCTGAAAAGAGACCAAGGATGGATCAGGTCGTCCGGATGTTGGATTCTAGCGAAACCATACCTCAAGAG GAACGAAGACCACGACAGAACCGGATCTCTGAGAATACTGAAACCGTGCCATTGAGGGGCAAGAACAGCATCGAGAAGAGTGATGCCCCTGAGCATGAGGAGAGGCCCCCTCGGCCAAAGAGTCGTCCATTTTCGTCCAAATGA
- the LOC119286109 gene encoding pentatricopeptide repeat-containing protein At3g06430, chloroplastic-like, whose protein sequence is MALAGAANATFRPRLVTAAADTSDTNTRRRHWKAGEFPFPTTSPSSGTQQRRRPRTTERPPPPPPSKGEDPEGRGRQRHWKAGEDPEGGGRQRHWRAGEFPAAAESQSQSGRRGRARTPIKNVQKRLDARADAKAWACTVTEALADRIAAKNWREALQVFEMLKEQTFYYPKEGTYMKLLLLLGRSGQPSLAQDLFTEMQQQGCQPTPELYTALIGAYCRNGLLDEALKLLEDMKAAPLCQPDVYTYSILIKAFVDASRFDLVDAMYKEMAERSVTPNTVTQNIVLSGYCRAGRLDDMEKLLSAMLESANCKPDVWTMNIILSLFGNSGQVELMEKWYEKFRGYGIEPETRTFNILIGAYGKKRMYDKMSAVMEYMRRLAFPWTTATYNNVIEAFAVAGDAKNMEDTFNQMRSEGMKPDTKTFCCLINGFSNAALFHKVVGMVKLAERLDVPANTSFHNSVLAACAKAEDLMEMERVFRHMKHMQCEADAITYSILLEAYRKEGMTDKMYALQQENPSLVSTELVMV, encoded by the exons ATGGCGCTAGCCGGCGCCGCCAACGCCACCTTCCGGCCCCGCCTGGTCACCGCCGCCGCTGACACCTCCGACACTAATACTCGCCGCCGACACTGGAAGGCCGGCGAGTTCCCATtccccaccacctccccctcctccggcacGCAGCAGCGCCGGAGACCCCGGACCACGGAGCGCCCGCCCCCACCTCCACCGTCCAAGGGGGAAGACCCGGAGGGGAGAGGGCGCCAGAGGCACTGGAAGGCGGGGGAGGACCCGGAGGGGGGAGGGCGCCAGAGGCACTGGAGGGCGGGGGAGTTCCCGGCGGCGGCCGAGTCCCAATCCCAGTCCGGGAGGAGGGGCCGCGCTCGCACCCCTATCAAGAACGTCCAGAAGAGGCTCGACGCGCGCGCCGATGCCAAGGCCTGGGCCTGCACAGTCACCGAGGCCCTCGCCGACCGCATCGCCGCCAAGAACTGGCGGGAGGCGCTTCAG GTCTTCGAGATGCTCAAGGAGCAAACTTTCTACTATCCCAAAGAGGGCACCTACATGAAACTCCTCCTGTTGCTGGGGAGATCAGGCCAGCCTTCTCTAGCACAAGACCTTTTCACCGAGATGCAGCAGCAAGGATGCCAGCCAACTCCCGAGCTTTACACGGCCTTGATCGGGGCCTACTGCCGGAACGGCCTCCTAGACGAGGCACTCAAGCTTCTCGAAGACATGAAGGCCGCCCCGCTGTGCCAGCCTGATGTCTACACTTATAGCATCCTCATCAAGGCCTTCGTCGACGCCTCAAGGTTCGACCTCGTCGATGCTATGTACAAAGAGATGGCTGAGCGCTCCGTGACACCCAACACGGTCACGCAGAACATTGTTCTCAGTGGCTACTGCAGAGCAGGAAGGCTGGACGATATGGAGAAGCTACTCTCTGCGATGCTCGAAAGTGCAAATTGTAAACCGGATGTCTGGACCATGAACATTATCCTAAGCCTGTTTGGGAACAGTGGCCAGGTTGAGCTGATGGAGAAGTGGTACGAGAAATTCCGAGGCTATGGGATCGAGCCAGAGACTCGGACGTTCAACATTCTCATTGGTGCTTACGGGAAGAAGCGGATGTATGACAAGATGTCTGCGGTGATGGAATACATGCGCAGGCTAGCATTTCCATGGACGACTGCTACATACAACAATGTGATCGAGGCATTTGCTGTGGCAGGTGATGCCAAAAACATGGAGGACACATTTAACCAGATGCGCTCAGAGGGGATGAAGCCAGATACAAAGACCTTCTGTTGTCTAATAAACGGGTTCAGCAATGCAGCCCTTTTCCACAAGGTGGTAGGCATGGTAAAGCTTGCTGAGAGGCTCGATGTACCGGCGAATACGTCTTTCCACAACTCTGTTCTTGCGGCATGTGCGAAAGCGGAGGATCTGATGGAAATGGAGAGGGTCTTCAGGCACATGAAGCATATGCAGTGTGAAGCAGATGCCATCACATACTCCATCTTGTTGGAAGCTTATCGGAAGGAAGGAATGACCGACAAGATGTATGCTCTGCAACAGGAGAACCCAAGTTTGGTTTCGACTGAGCTTGTCATGGTGTAA